Below is a window of Lebetimonas sp. JH292 DNA.
AGTGGCTTTTAAATTAAGTCTCGGATTTCCGTCATAAGTAATTTTATATCCGGGAATACCTTTGTCTTTAAGATTAAAGAAAATATCAAGTAGTGCATAAATACTTCCTCTTTTATTCATTTCACCTGTAACCATTACCATAGGTCGCAAATCTTTACTCGTAATCATTCCGTCGTATTTAACAGGTTCAATTTTTACGACTTCTTTTAAAGGTACCAATCTGTGTGTAGTCATAGACATTAATTTAATTTTATCAAGGCTTTCCAGATTTTTTCTGTATTTTTTTTCAAACCTCACAAAAATACCAACCTGTTCTTTTTCACTTGGAATATGGGCAACACTAATTACAGCTCCCTTTAATCCCATACCGAGTATTTTTGCAATCTGCTCTACACTGATTCCAAGAAGCGCCGCTTTTTGCTTATCAGGAACAATTTTATATTTTACAATCTGTCTGTCTCTCATAATATCAATATCCACAACCCTGTCGGTATGTTTATATAAACTTTCTATATAATTTGCCAATTTCAGTCTACCCTCTTCATCTCCTCCAAATACCTGCATAAGAAGTGTGGCCATTACAGGCGGGCCCGGAGGATCTTCCACAAGCTTAATATTTGCATTCTCAAAGCTGCACTGGCTCTGAATAACTGGTCTTAATCTGCTCACCATATCGATAGAACTTTCTTTTCTTCCCTCTTCTTTAGGAAACAGATTAACTCTTATTTCACCGTAATTTTCGCCCTGTTTCATAGAACTTCCCCTAAGAAGTCCGTTAAAATCTACTACTCCGCTAATTCCTATAAACTGCTCGAAATCTTTTATTTCTTTTTGTTTACTTAAAATATTTGCCACACAGTTGCTGACTTTTGTGGTTGTATCAATACTGCTTCCTTTTGGAAGGTCAATTGTAATATTGAATGTATTTTTATTAGCACCAGGAAGCATTTTGAAAAGAACTATTTTATACACAGGTAAAATAAGTGAGCATGCAAACAATAATAAAACAACACTAAAAAACACTGCCCTTTTAAGGGTTGAATTTAAAAGAGGATTCAATATAGAATGAAAAACCCTGAATGTTTTTGTTTTTCTAATATCAAAAGGCTCGTGTTTTTCCTTATGTTCAGGTAAAAATTTAACAGCAGCCCAAGGGGTAAACATATACGCAATTACAAGTGACGCTATCATAGCAATTGGCACATTAAACGGAATTGGTCCCATATAAGGCCCCATCATTCCTGTAACAAAAAACATAGGCAAAAACGCAAGAATAATGGCAAGTGTAGCTACATTTGTAGGGTTACCGATTTCATTTGTGGCATAAACAGCGGCATAATCTCTCGGCTTATCACCTATTGAAAAATGCCTGTGTATATTTTCTATAACCACTATGGCACTGTCAACTAAAAGTCCCAAAGCCAGAATAAGGGCAAACAGGGTAATTCTGTTTATACTCTGCCCTGCGAGCATTCCTATAAACAATGTAATTGACAAAATAAGAGGGACGGTAAATACAACGATTAACGCTTCCCTAAATCCCAATACCAAAATTAATAAAAAGAAAATTACAACAAGGGAAACTATCAAATGATTAAGCAGTTCGTTAACCGCATGGTTTGCCTTATGTCCGTCATTTCTTGTTATATAAACATGGACACCTTTTGGCAGTGTTTTTTGAAGTTCCTTTGCTTTGGCTATTACATCCCTTGCAACAAAAACGGCGTTGGTACCTCTTTTTTTACCCACAAAAATAGTTACCTGATTCTGTTTTATACCAACCGGAAATTTATTTTCACTTTTTCCTATAAGGGGGTCTTCATAAAAAGACCTTCCGGCTTCATAAAAAGTTTTGTGTTTGTGTTGAAAATCAACACCGTCTTTAACTTTTGCAATATCTTTTATATAAATCGGCCTTCCCATATAGTTCGCAACCATTAAATTTTCAACGTCTTTTACATTTTTTATAAATCCGTCAAATTCCAAAGGAATGGAATATTTTTTATTATCCATTCCTCCAAGAGGATAATCAACATCGGCACCTTTAAGAGACATGGCAATCTGAGCAAGAGATAAATGATAAGCAGCTAATTTTTGAGGGTCAATTAGGATATTAAACTGCCTTTTATGTCCCCCTTTTATTCCTATGATACTTACGTTTTTTACCGATGCAAGCGGACTTAATAATCTTTGGGCAATTCTGTAAAGCTCAGAATCGTTATATTTAGTACTTGAAAGAGCCAAAGTTACAATCGGCACTTCGTCAATATCAACAGGTTTAATTAAAGGTGTCCATACGCCTTTTGGGAGTTTATCCATATTACGCATAACCCTGTCATAGAGCTTGCTTAAACTTCTTACTTTATCCTGACCTATTTTAAACCTTACAGTCACAACTCCCGCACTGTTCATAGCCATACCGTAGACATGCTTAACGCCGGTCATGGCTTTAAGAATTCTTTCAAGCGGCTCAACTATAACATTTTGAACTTCTTTGGAGCTGGCTCCCGGATAAACAACAATCACATTGGCGGCTGGAACGTCTATTTGCGGATTTTCCTCTCTGGGTGTCAAAAAAACGGCTATTAATCCCATTAAAACAAGGGCAAGTGCAATAACCGGAGTTAAAGGGTTTTTTAAAAAAGTTCTGGCAAGTTTACCTGCTATATTTAGTTTTAATTCTTCTTCGAGATGAGTTAATTCCTCTTCTTTTTGAGAAATTTCTTTTTCTCTTAAATTTGCCTCATTTTCAAGAGCTTTTATTTCATCCTCAAGTTTTTGTATTTCACTTATGTCACACTGTTGTGATTTTAATTCATTTAACTCTTTTCGTTTTTCTTCTAATTTAGCTTTTATTGCTTTTAATATTTCCATTCCCGCTCCTATAATTTTTGTCCGTCAATCATATTCGCAGGCGGATAAAGAATTACCTTTTCTCCTGCATTCAACCCTTTAAGCGCAATATAATCCCCCTCTTGGGCAATTTGTTTAACGGCTATAAATTTGGCAATTCCGTCTTTATTGACAAAAACCCCCATAATCCCTTCCCTGCTTGTCAAAGCAGCAAACGGAACAAGAACGGCTTCTTTTTTTCCTAAAATTATCTTCGCTTTTGCATACATTCCGGGCAGCAGTTTATTATCATATTTATTAAATTTAAATTTAACTATATAAGAATGTGTTGCAGGATCGGCACTCGGAATAATATTCTCCACTTTTGCGCTGTATTTTTTATTAATAGCCGGAACAAAAATTTCCACTTTCATTCCAAGCTTAAATTTATCAATATCCCCTTCTTTTACAAAACTTCTTGCTTTAAGAGAGCTTAAATCGCTTAAAATTAAAACAGGATATCCAGGAAGCGCCATTTCACCCACATTTTTCATTTTTCTTGTAACCACCGCATTAATAGGGGATTTTACTTTAGCATATTTTATCTGGTTTCTTGCCATATCAAGAGCCGCTTTTGCCCTTTTTAACATACCTTTTGCCATATCCACCTGTTTTTTCCTAATATTCATATTAAGTGTCATTTTTTCAAAATCTCTTTTGCTTACAGCCCCTGCTTTATATAAATTTTTAAATCTTTCATAATCCCTTTTTGCATCTGCATAAGCCATTTCGGCCATCAGCACACCGCTTTGGGCCTGTAAAAGAGCACCTCTTGCCTGATTTAGCATTGAATACACATCGGTAGGGTCAACAACAAACAAAAGTTCGCCTTTTTTAACCTTTTCACCTTCTTCAGCTTTTATTTCTTTAATATATCCCATAACTCTCGGGGCCAGCATAACCTGTCTTTTTGCATATATATCGGCAACATAATCTTTTTTTATATAAATAACACCTTTTTTTGCAGTTGCAAATTCATAGGCAAACAAACTCAATGCAAATGCTGAAATTAACGCTATCTTTTTAATCATTTATACTCCTTTTTGTTTTTCCATTTTTCACTACTCACCAATCACTACTCACCAATCACTATTTAACAAAGTCTCCAATGCTTGCTTTAAGTTTAGCCGCCGCAACAGCTTCATCATATTTTGCCTTAATAAGTTCCGCCCTTGCTTTTCTTGCATCCGCCTCTTTCATTAAAAGAATAGTCATATTTATCATTCCCTGTTTATACATATAGGTATATTTTTTTAAAATTTCTTCGGCCAGTTCTTTGTTTGTTAACTTATTTTTTATTATTTTAGTTTTTGTTTTTAAATTCAGATATTTCTGTCTTACATCAAGTGCAATACCTTTTTTCATATATTGATAATAATAGCCTGTCTGAAGTGCTTCGATTTTACTTTTTTCAATGTCGGCGTCTTTGCTCTTATCAAAAATGTTATATTTTAAACCTATTGCCGCCAGCCAGTAATCTTTATCGCTTCTTATATTGGCAACAGTGTTATCATTCCATCCATATTCCAAATGTGCCCCTATCATAGGATAATTTTCGGCAGAATCAAATTTAATCTTTTTTTTCATAGTCTCATAATTTTTTTTCATCCATTTTAAATCGTTTCTGTTTTTTAAAGCCTCTTTAATTAATGTTTTTAAATTACTATTAGGAGAAATAATTACTTCAAAATCACCAACAGACGTAATATCGTAATCATCACTTAGAAATCTTAAATAAGACAAAGCCAGGGCATATTTGTTTTTGGCCTCTTGTAAATATGCATCAACCTGGGAATCCCTTTTTTCGGCTTGCAGTAAATCAATATCTGTTGCCATGCCTTCTTTTTTAAATTCTTTAACCATTTTTACAAAAGAGTTTGTTGTTTCTTTTGCCTTATTTAAAGCGTTTATAAAATATTTAGCGGCAACAGCCCCATTATATGCTTTTAATACTTCCAAAGCCAAAAGAGTTTTATCTCTTTGAAATTTATATTTGTTTGCCAATATCTGAAGTTTTGCCATTTCTTTTGCATAAGTTAATTTAAATCCTGTAAAAATAGGCACTTCATAAACAAAATTTGTAGCAAAATTGCTTCTTGGGGCGGGATAATTTAAATCATGCGGTTTAATAGCTAAAATTCCCTGCATAGCGGCCAAATCCTGAGGTGTTAAAGAATTTGAATTTGCTTTCATCAACGCACCGCCCAAAGGAGCTAAAAAATCGCTGAAGCCAAAGTCGCTGAAAGTGGCTTCCCTGCTGCCTAATTTCATTCCAAACACATATAAGGCGTTATTAGTTATGCTTATTTGCTCGTTAAAAATAAATTTGCCCCATTCCATTCCTCTGGCTTTATCCAAATCGCTTTTGGCTTTGTCAATATTAAGCTTTTTTGCCTTTAGCTCTAAATTATTAGAAAGAGTTTCTTTTAAAACTTCGTTAAATGTCACATTTTTGGCTAAAAGCAGACCTGACAAAGCGGTTAGAATCAAATATTTTTTCATACCGCTCCTTTAAATATTTTTCGAATTGTAACAAAGATTATAAAGATTTTAAGAAGTTATAAGAAAAAGTTATAATAAAAAGGGAGAAAAATTACCTTCTTTTATTTTTTCCTGCTCATTCTTTTTCTCTCAGTCGGATCCAAATATTTTTTTCTTACCCTTATAGATTTAGGGGTAATTTCCACAAGTTCATCATCTTCTATCCATTCAAGGGCTTTTTCAAGAGTAAGCTGAACAGGGGGAACCAGTTTTATCGCTTCATCGCTACCACTGGCACGGACATTGGTTAAATTTTTACCTTTAATAGGATTTACTTCCAAATCGTTACTTCTGCTGTGTTCCCCGACTATCATTCCGTTATAAACTTTATCCCCAGGTTTTATAAACATTCTGCCTCTCTCTTGCAAATTAAATATTGCATATCCTACGGCCACACCGTTTTCCATAGAAATCAAAGCTCCGTTTTTTCTTGTATAAGGTTTGGTAGTGGCGGGTCTAAATTCAAGAAACGAGCTGTTAAGCACTCCCTCACCTTTTGTATCGGTCATAAATTCGCCTCTATATCCTATAAGTCCGCGTGCCGGCATTTCAAATTCAATTCTTGTACTTCCGTCGCTTAAAGGCATCATATTTTTCATAACCGCGCCTCTGGTTCCAAGTTTTTCTATTACAACTCCGCTGTAAATATCCGGTACATCTACAACGACATATTCATAAGGTTCAAGTTTAACCCCGTTTTCCACTTTAATAATAACCTCAGGACGAGACAGGGAAAATTCAAAATCTTCACGTCTAAGGTTTTCAGCAAGAATTGCTATTTGAAGCTCTCCCCTTCCGCTTACTTTAAATTTACCCTCACCCAGTTCTTCTATTTTCATTGCAATATTTGTCTGCATCTCTTTAAAGAGTCTATCCCTGAGTTTAGGAGCTGTTACATTTTTACCCTCAGTCCCCGCAAGAGGTGAATCGTTTACGCTTAAAATAACACTGATGGTAGGTTCTTCTATATGAAGTGCGCCTAAAGCTACAGGATTATTCCTATCGGCAATCGTATCCCCCACATTAAGGGCTTCAAATCCGGCAACAGCCACAATATCCCCCGCTTTCGCCTCGTCAATTTCCATCCTATCAAGTCCTAAAAATCCCATCAGTTTGGTAACTCTTCCGTTTATTTTTTCACCGTCGGCTTTAACCAGTGTTACTTCTTCACCCTTTTTAACTGTACCGTTAAAAATTCTTGCAATTCCTATTCTTCCCACATAATTATCATAATCAAGAGTAAATACCTGCATTTGCAACGGGGCGTTTTCATCACCGGCAGGGGCAGGAATATATTTTGTAATTGCCTCAAAAACAGGAATCATATCATTATTATTATCCTCAAGTTCCCATTTTGCATATCCCTCTTTGGCAGCGGCATAAATTATAGGAAAATCAAGCTGGTCTTCAGTAGCACCCATACTTACAAACAGATCAAACACTTCATCAACAACCCTGTCCGGTTCTGCTGCGGGTTTGTCTATTTTATTTACCACCAAAATAGGTTTAAGCCCGAGTGAGAGTGCTTTTTTTACAACAAATTTAGTCTGGGGCATTACACCTTCCTGGGCATCTACAAGAAGCAATACGCCGTCCACCATTTTCAAAACCCTTTCAACTTCCCCTCCAAAATCACTGTGCCCCGGAGTATCAATAATATTAATTCTGAATTCATTCCATCTGATAGCCGTATTTTTACTTAAAATTGTAATTCCTCTTTCTTTTTCCAAATCATTACTGTCCATTACCCTCTCACCTAAATCTTTCCTTGCGTCAAGGGTGTGGGACTGTTTGAGTAGTTCATCCACAAGTGTAGTTTTTCCATGGTCAACATGGGCTATAACTGCAATGTTTCTAATATTCTTCATTAATTACCTTTAAAAATTTTTGAAATTATACATCAATTTTACTGTTTTCACAATTTCACCATTTTCGCTAAAAACTGCTTGGAATATTTTTTGCTTACTAAAAATAAAAAGGTTTTTAATGCCTCATTTGATAGAATTGTTAACCCTTGCAGATAATAAAACAAAACCGAAAATCAAGCCTACACAAAATTTTTTATTGCAGATTCTAAAAGATATGGAGCCCATTGGAACAATATTTGCTTTAATTTTAAAAAAGGCTTAAAAATGTCATCAATAGCAACTATAAACAACAATGCAACACAGGCCGGCAATGACAAAGTTTACAATCCAAATTCACAGCTCGATAAAAACGCCTTTATGAAGCTGTTTTTAAAACAGCTTGAAATGCAAGACCCTACAAATCCTATGGATACGGATAAAATGCTTGAACAAACTGCGTATCTTTCTACAATGGAAATGAATACAAATATGCAAAAAACCATAAACACTCTCGCCCAAACCCTTACAGCCACAAATCAATTATCCACATTATCATCTATAGGCAAAATGGCCGATACAGGAGAGAGATATATCAATGTAACAGATAATGATACGAAAAAAGATTTTGAATTATATTTTGGAGATAATATACAAAGTGGAAAAGTTCAAATTAAAGATAAAGCTGGAAATATAGTTAAAAAATTTCACCTAAATCCCCATTCCAAAGGAATATTAAGCTTTGAATGGGATTTAAAAGACAATAACGCCAACAGGGTAAAAAGTGACAGTTATGAAGTAAGCGCAACATATACAGACCCTAATGGAAAACAAGAAACAACAGCATTGGGGGCATATCCTATAGAATCAATAAGATTTGAAAACGGAACTGTATATGCTAAATTGGGTAAAAAATATATACCATTTTATTTAATAAAAGAAATATATCAGTGGCAGGGATAATATTTAAATGTTGAATGTTAAATTATGAATATTGAATATTAGATGTTGAATAATTTTGGTTAATAAAAGGATTAAAATGACAAGGTCATTTTTTAACGGTATAAGCGGAATGAAAAGTTTTCAAACGGGGATTGATATTTGGGGAAACAATATCTCAAACATCAATACCGTGGGATACAAAGAAACAAACCCTGAATTTTCTTCTATCTTTTCACAGACTCTGAAAAATTCACCGATATTTTCGGATGTCGGGCTTGGAAGCAGACTCGATGCCAATGCAATTAACTTATCGCAAGGAAGTTTTATTGACTCAGACAATCCTTTCGATATTGCTCTTGGAGGAAAAGGCTGGATAGCGGTTAAAAAAGGAGATGATACCTACTATACAAGAAACGGTTCTTTTAAAAGAGATGCCAACGGATATTTGGTTGATGATAACGGAGATTATTTATTGGTTGCAAATGCAAATAATATAAAAAACAATAACGGAAGCTATGAAATAAACCAAAACATACCTACAGATAATTTAATTAATAATCCCCTATCACCTATTTCTTTGCCAAATTCAATGATTTTACCGGCAATTGCCACAACAAAATCAAATTTTTAACAAACTTAAATGATTCAGATAAAATAACCACAACCGCACCGGCAACTCTTAATAATGATTTCAGTGCATTATATTCAAATGACGAAAAAGATTTAAAAGTAAGAGATGGAGATTCATTTGTTTTTGGATTTGGAAATCCGGCAACATATTCCAATAATTTAATTTCAAGTGAAATATGCATAAACAATGATATTAAAGATGGAAAAGATTTGGTTTATGATTTTACAATCAATGGAAAAGATATTAATCTGACACTTCCTGACGGAAGTACAAAAAGTGAAATTCAAAATGCCCTTGTCAATAAATTAACACAAAATGGAATAGATGCGACGATATCAGACAACGGAATAATGATTTCTAACCCGACAAAAATAATTTTACACTCAAATAATAATAATTTACCAAATATTGCAGCTGAAAAATTAATTTACAAATCCACACCCCAAACAGAAAATGAATTTGACACTATGCAAAATTTAATCGATAAATTCCAGTCCCTAGCAAATAATATCGATCCGAATGTCTCGGTTTCTCTTGACGATAAAGGAAGAATGGTTACAACAAATCCTACCGCTAAAACTGTTAATTCATATCTTCTCAAAACAGAGAATTCCAATGACTTGTTTATTAACAATCTTGGAGGAATAGGAAATGAAATTTATCCCCAGACAAGTACAAAAAGCAATGCTTTTAAAGTAAACAAACAGGATTTCGGCGGGAACATTTATGATACAAACGGTAACAAAGATATAATTTCTTTTTCTTTTACAAAACAAAAAGTTTTAAATAATCAAATAAAATGGAACGGTAAAATAACAGTAAAAGACGATCAAGGCAATATAATCAACACAACAAATCAGAATTTTACTTTTGAACAAAACGGAAAATTACTATCCCCTAAAACATTAACAATAAATTCTCCTCAAACAATAAATATTAACTTCAACTTAACGTCATATACAAAAACAGATAATAAAACAAATTATTCATTTTCTCAAAACGGGCTTGAAAAAGGTTATCTTCAAGGATATGATATCAATGACGACGGAGTT
It encodes the following:
- a CDS encoding efflux RND transporter permease subunit, producing the protein MEILKAIKAKLEEKRKELNELKSQQCDISEIQKLEDEIKALENEANLREKEISQKEEELTHLEEELKLNIAGKLARTFLKNPLTPVIALALVLMGLIAVFLTPREENPQIDVPAANVIVVYPGASSKEVQNVIVEPLERILKAMTGVKHVYGMAMNSAGVVTVRFKIGQDKVRSLSKLYDRVMRNMDKLPKGVWTPLIKPVDIDEVPIVTLALSSTKYNDSELYRIAQRLLSPLASVKNVSIIGIKGGHKRQFNILIDPQKLAAYHLSLAQIAMSLKGADVDYPLGGMDNKKYSIPLEFDGFIKNVKDVENLMVANYMGRPIYIKDIAKVKDGVDFQHKHKTFYEAGRSFYEDPLIGKSENKFPVGIKQNQVTIFVGKKRGTNAVFVARDVIAKAKELQKTLPKGVHVYITRNDGHKANHAVNELLNHLIVSLVVIFFLLILVLGFREALIVVFTVPLILSITLFIGMLAGQSINRITLFALILALGLLVDSAIVVIENIHRHFSIGDKPRDYAAVYATNEIGNPTNVATLAIILAFLPMFFVTGMMGPYMGPIPFNVPIAMIASLVIAYMFTPWAAVKFLPEHKEKHEPFDIRKTKTFRVFHSILNPLLNSTLKRAVFFSVVLLLFACSLILPVYKIVLFKMLPGANKNTFNITIDLPKGSSIDTTTKVSNCVANILSKQKEIKDFEQFIGISGVVDFNGLLRGSSMKQGENYGEIRVNLFPKEEGRKESSIDMVSRLRPVIQSQCSFENANIKLVEDPPGPPVMATLLMQVFGGDEEGRLKLANYIESLYKHTDRVVDIDIMRDRQIVKYKIVPDKQKAALLGISVEQIAKILGMGLKGAVISVAHIPSEKEQVGIFVRFEKKYRKNLESLDKIKLMSMTTHRLVPLKEVVKIEPVKYDGMITSKDLRPMVMVTGEMNKRGSIYALLDIFFNLKDKGIPGYKITYDGNPRLNLKATDLKTGKSYDLIWGGEWELTFDVFRDLGSAFGVAVILIYLLMVAYYKNFRVPRIVLAAVPLTFIGVLPGHAIMNWITLAFFHSKTYFTATSMIGFIALAGIVVRNSLLLIDFTNDLIKQGRSINEAVIEAAATRFRPIVLTALAIILASFVIVLDPVWQGLAVALIFGVFASTALSVIVVPILYWRYLISKHKKEKHIEYGLKEI
- a CDS encoding efflux RND transporter periplasmic adaptor subunit; amino-acid sequence: MIKKIALISAFALSLFAYEFATAKKGVIYIKKDYVADIYAKRQVMLAPRVMGYIKEIKAEEGEKVKKGELLFVVDPTDVYSMLNQARGALLQAQSGVLMAEMAYADAKRDYERFKNLYKAGAVSKRDFEKMTLNMNIRKKQVDMAKGMLKRAKAALDMARNQIKYAKVKSPINAVVTRKMKNVGEMALPGYPVLILSDLSSLKARSFVKEGDIDKFKLGMKVEIFVPAINKKYSAKVENIIPSADPATHSYIVKFKFNKYDNKLLPGMYAKAKIILGKKEAVLVPFAALTSREGIMGVFVNKDGIAKFIAVKQIAQEGDYIALKGLNAGEKVILYPPANMIDGQKL
- a CDS encoding TolC family protein, with amino-acid sequence MKKYLILTALSGLLLAKNVTFNEVLKETLSNNLELKAKKLNIDKAKSDLDKARGMEWGKFIFNEQISITNNALYVFGMKLGSREATFSDFGFSDFLAPLGGALMKANSNSLTPQDLAAMQGILAIKPHDLNYPAPRSNFATNFVYEVPIFTGFKLTYAKEMAKLQILANKYKFQRDKTLLALEVLKAYNGAVAAKYFINALNKAKETTNSFVKMVKEFKKEGMATDIDLLQAEKRDSQVDAYLQEAKNKYALALSYLRFLSDDYDITSVGDFEVIISPNSNLKTLIKEALKNRNDLKWMKKNYETMKKKIKFDSAENYPMIGAHLEYGWNDNTVANIRSDKDYWLAAIGLKYNIFDKSKDADIEKSKIEALQTGYYYQYMKKGIALDVRQKYLNLKTKTKIIKNKLTNKELAEEILKKYTYMYKQGMINMTILLMKEADARKARAELIKAKYDEAVAAAKLKASIGDFVK
- the typA gene encoding translational GTPase TypA — protein: MKNIRNIAVIAHVDHGKTTLVDELLKQSHTLDARKDLGERVMDSNDLEKERGITILSKNTAIRWNEFRINIIDTPGHSDFGGEVERVLKMVDGVLLLVDAQEGVMPQTKFVVKKALSLGLKPILVVNKIDKPAAEPDRVVDEVFDLFVSMGATEDQLDFPIIYAAAKEGYAKWELEDNNNDMIPVFEAITKYIPAPAGDENAPLQMQVFTLDYDNYVGRIGIARIFNGTVKKGEEVTLVKADGEKINGRVTKLMGFLGLDRMEIDEAKAGDIVAVAGFEALNVGDTIADRNNPVALGALHIEEPTISVILSVNDSPLAGTEGKNVTAPKLRDRLFKEMQTNIAMKIEELGEGKFKVSGRGELQIAILAENLRREDFEFSLSRPEVIIKVENGVKLEPYEYVVVDVPDIYSGVVIEKLGTRGAVMKNMMPLSDGSTRIEFEMPARGLIGYRGEFMTDTKGEGVLNSSFLEFRPATTKPYTRKNGALISMENGVAVGYAIFNLQERGRMFIKPGDKVYNGMIVGEHSRSNDLEVNPIKGKNLTNVRASGSDEAIKLVPPVQLTLEKALEWIEDDELVEITPKSIRVRKKYLDPTERKRMSRKK
- a CDS encoding flagellar hook capping FlgD N-terminal domain-containing protein: MSSIATINNNATQAGNDKVYNPNSQLDKNAFMKLFLKQLEMQDPTNPMDTDKMLEQTAYLSTMEMNTNMQKTINTLAQTLTATNQLSTLSSIGKMADTGERYINVTDNDTKKDFELYFGDNIQSGKVQIKDKAGNIVKKFHLNPHSKGILSFEWDLKDNNANRVKSDSYEVSATYTDPNGKQETTALGAYPIESIRFENGTVYAKLGKKYIPFYLIKEIYQWQG
- a CDS encoding flagellar hook-basal body complex protein; the protein is MTRSFFNGISGMKSFQTGIDIWGNNISNINTVGYKETNPEFSSIFSQTLKNSPIFSDVGLGSRLDANAINLSQGSFIDSDNPFDIALGGKGWIAVKKGDDTYYTRNGSFKRDANGYLVDDNGDYLLVANANNIKNNNGSYEINQNIPTDNLINNPLSPISLPNSMILPAIATTKSNF
- a CDS encoding flagellar hook-basal body complex protein; this encodes MVYDFTINGKDINLTLPDGSTKSEIQNALVNKLTQNGIDATISDNGIMISNPTKIILHSNNNNLPNIAAEKLIYKSTPQTENEFDTMQNLIDKFQSLANNIDPNVSVSLDDKGRMVTTNPTAKTVNSYLLKTENSNDLFINNLGGIGNEIYPQTSTKSNAFKVNKQDFGGNIYDTNGNKDIISFSFTKQKVLNNQIKWNGKITVKDDQGNIINTTNQNFTFEQNGKLLSPKTLTINSPQTININFNLTSYTKTDNKTNYSFSQNGLEKGYLQGYDINDDGVIFANFSNSKSVELGQIPIFHFQNPQGLESIGGNLFRKTNNSNKAFLYESNGEYIPYAKVISHKLEASNVNFAEAMTELIINQKAFSAAAKTVTTSDEMIQKAINLKRG